Proteins from one Methanofastidiosum sp. genomic window:
- a CDS encoding tRNA-binding protein, giving the protein MITWKDFEKVEMRVGRVLEVNDFPEANNPSYKLIIDFGEYGIKKSSAQITKLYEKEDLLNRQVVAVTNFPPKQIANFISECLVLGVVLNAKEVVLLQPDREVKEGYRIL; this is encoded by the coding sequence ATGATAACTTGGAAAGATTTTGAAAAAGTAGAGATGAGGGTCGGTAGAGTATTAGAAGTTAATGATTTTCCTGAAGCAAATAATCCTTCTTATAAATTAATCATAGACTTTGGAGAATACGGCATAAAAAAATCTAGTGCACAAATTACAAAACTTTATGAAAAAGAGGATTTATTGAATAGGCAGGTCGTAGCTGTTACTAACTTTCCCCCTAAACAGATTGCAAACTTTATTTCTGAATGCTTGGTCTTGGGTGTTGTATTGAATGCGAAGGAAGTTGTCTTATTGCAACCTGATCGAGAAGTCAAGGAAGGGTATAGGATTCTTTAG
- a CDS encoding radical SAM protein, which yields MKLFDTATLLGSIANNPISKEIVGKLASKCPVDRKSYLEVGLDIYLGKRQDACLKCKASAKSLGLILDETIKALGISKDALIDTFQLDLFERGLLSVLKGISKFGVRKSFVSGAPFLVVWDITNKCNLNCKHCYSGSGMGMRKELSFSEVKIGIDKLFDSGISLIAFSGGEPLMRKDFFEILQYCTDIGMAVSVASNGTLITKEVASKLKDFGVWNVQISLDGKDAYTHDMFRGVNGAFDRTVEGIKNVVEAGIYTSVATTITKDNLEDVPELIEFVQGLGAQSIISYNFIPTGRGKFIAKNDIAPEDRENLLRYLYKENKCINLEIVSTAPQFGRVALQEETGSEKEFIPTHFFNTPKVGPLEKISEFIGGCGAGRLYCAIRANGDIDPCVFMPITIGNILTDDFEKIWDENEVLNNLRNKEAVKGNCGKCDYRHYCGGCRARAYAYYGDYMAPDPGCKWNSSLFEEILNESEIEIGVISK from the coding sequence ATGAAGTTATTTGATACAGCTACCCTTCTTGGATCAATAGCTAACAATCCTATTTCAAAAGAAATTGTTGGTAAACTGGCCAGTAAATGCCCAGTTGATCGAAAATCATATTTAGAAGTTGGTTTAGATATCTATTTGGGTAAGCGACAAGACGCATGTTTGAAGTGTAAGGCTTCGGCGAAAAGTTTAGGATTAATTCTCGACGAAACTATAAAAGCTCTCGGCATATCTAAAGATGCCTTAATCGATACTTTTCAATTAGATCTTTTTGAAAGGGGGCTTTTAAGTGTGTTAAAAGGCATATCCAAATTTGGAGTAAGAAAATCTTTTGTTTCTGGAGCCCCATTTTTAGTCGTTTGGGATATTACAAATAAGTGCAACTTGAATTGCAAACACTGCTATTCTGGATCTGGAATGGGTATGCGAAAGGAACTTAGTTTTTCAGAGGTAAAAATCGGAATTGACAAACTTTTTGACTCTGGAATATCACTTATAGCTTTTTCAGGCGGAGAGCCTCTGATGAGAAAAGATTTTTTTGAAATATTGCAATATTGCACGGACATCGGAATGGCGGTTTCTGTTGCATCAAATGGAACTTTGATAACAAAAGAGGTTGCTAGTAAACTAAAAGATTTTGGAGTATGGAATGTGCAGATTAGCCTTGATGGAAAGGATGCGTATACTCACGATATGTTCAGAGGTGTAAACGGAGCTTTTGATAGAACTGTTGAGGGTATAAAAAATGTTGTAGAAGCTGGGATATATACAAGCGTGGCTACAACAATTACCAAAGACAATCTTGAAGATGTACCCGAACTGATAGAATTTGTTCAAGGTCTTGGGGCTCAGTCCATAATAAGCTATAATTTTATTCCAACTGGCAGAGGCAAATTTATTGCAAAAAACGATATAGCTCCAGAAGATAGGGAAAATCTTCTAAGGTACTTGTACAAAGAAAACAAATGCATAAATCTTGAGATTGTTTCTACTGCGCCCCAATTTGGCAGAGTCGCCTTGCAAGAAGAAACGGGTAGCGAAAAAGAGTTTATTCCAACTCACTTTTTTAACACACCTAAGGTGGGCCCATTAGAAAAGATATCTGAATTCATAGGTGGTTGTGGTGCAGGAAGACTATACTGCGCCATAAGGGCTAACGGAGATATCGACCCATGCGTATTTATGCCTATAACTATAGGCAATATCTTAACAGATGATTTCGAGAAGATTTGGGATGAGAATGAAGTACTTAACAATTTAAGGAATAAAGAAGCTGTTAAGGGAAACTGTGGAAAATGTGATTACAGACACTACTGCGGAGGATGTAGGGCAAGAGCATATGCTTACTATGGAGATTATATGGCTCCAGATCCAGGTTGCAAATGGAATAGTTCCCTATTTGAAGAAATCCTAAATGAAAGTGAAATAGAAATTGGTGTTATTTCAAAATAA
- the polX gene encoding DNA polymerase/3'-5' exonuclease PolX, with protein MKNSEIADILDEIADLLEMDDVQFKPRAYRKAARNIRDLGEDIEDIYKGDNLKDIPGIGESIKKKIIEFIETGKVKKLEELKKKTPVDIESLSGVEGLGPKRINLLHKKLGIENLDDLEKAAEKGEISKIENFGKTIEKKILENIDFARKTGDRHLLGYILPIANEIVEDIKSDAIRIELAGSIRRKVETVGDIDILATTKNNAKLIKTFIDIKDVTKILLKGEKKVSVLISGGIQVDLRIIEEDSFGAALQYFTGSKDHNVALRKIAIKKGYKLNEYGIFEGKKKIESKNEKNIYKTLSLDWIPPELRENRGEIKASIEKKLPSLIDYKDLKGDLHVHSNWSDGKDSIEDMVTGAKKLGHKFIAITDHIGNLKIAKSMKIKNLRKQMAEIEKIQEKNKDIHVFRGVEANIEKDGSIDISNEIIDEIDLVIGSIHSSLRMNKKEMTERLVNSIKGGKVDIIGHPTCRLINKRKEISIDMEKVLKAASDNNVIMEINAYPERLDLNDYNVKLAIEKDVKLSIGTDAHNQDQLKYFTLGVAVARRGWAKKRDIINTQEIKELKRTFKK; from the coding sequence ATGAAAAATTCTGAAATTGCAGACATTCTGGATGAAATTGCAGATTTATTAGAGATGGATGATGTGCAGTTTAAACCCCGTGCGTATAGAAAGGCTGCACGAAATATAAGGGATCTTGGGGAAGATATAGAAGATATATACAAAGGAGATAACTTAAAAGATATCCCCGGTATCGGAGAAAGTATTAAAAAAAAAATAATTGAATTTATAGAAACTGGTAAAGTAAAAAAATTGGAAGAGCTAAAGAAAAAAACTCCTGTGGATATAGAGTCTCTTTCTGGAGTTGAGGGCTTAGGGCCTAAAAGAATAAATTTACTTCATAAGAAACTTGGGATTGAAAATTTAGATGATCTTGAAAAAGCGGCTGAAAAAGGAGAAATAAGTAAGATTGAAAATTTTGGTAAAACTATTGAAAAGAAGATTTTAGAAAATATAGATTTTGCAAGAAAAACAGGGGATAGACATCTACTAGGATATATACTTCCAATTGCTAACGAGATAGTTGAAGATATTAAAAGCGATGCTATAAGAATAGAGCTTGCTGGCTCAATCCGAAGAAAGGTAGAAACCGTAGGAGACATAGATATATTAGCAACGACAAAAAATAATGCTAAACTAATTAAAACATTTATCGATATTAAAGATGTTACAAAGATTTTACTTAAAGGTGAGAAAAAGGTATCTGTTCTAATAAGTGGTGGCATACAGGTTGATTTGAGGATTATTGAGGAGGATAGTTTTGGTGCAGCACTTCAATACTTTACGGGTAGCAAAGATCACAATGTAGCTTTGAGAAAAATTGCTATAAAAAAAGGTTACAAGTTGAATGAATATGGAATTTTTGAAGGAAAAAAGAAAATAGAATCAAAAAATGAAAAAAATATCTATAAAACTTTGTCACTTGATTGGATTCCTCCAGAACTAAGGGAAAACAGAGGCGAGATAAAGGCTTCCATTGAAAAAAAATTACCCTCGCTTATAGATTACAAAGATCTTAAAGGGGATCTTCATGTTCATAGTAATTGGAGTGATGGAAAGGATTCAATTGAAGATATGGTAACAGGAGCTAAAAAACTTGGGCACAAGTTTATAGCAATTACTGACCATATTGGAAATTTAAAAATAGCTAAAAGTATGAAAATAAAAAATCTTAGAAAACAGATGGCAGAGATTGAAAAAATTCAAGAAAAAAACAAAGATATCCATGTATTTCGGGGTGTAGAAGCAAATATAGAAAAAGACGGCTCTATAGACATCAGCAACGAGATTATTGATGAGATTGATCTAGTAATTGGAAGCATACACTCATCATTAAGAATGAATAAAAAAGAAATGACTGAGAGATTAGTCAATTCAATTAAAGGCGGAAAGGTGGACATAATTGGGCATCCTACTTGTCGGCTTATTAACAAGAGAAAAGAAATATCTATAGATATGGAAAAAGTCTTGAAAGCTGCATCGGACAATAATGTAATTATGGAAATAAATGCATACCCCGAGCGTTTGGATTTAAATGATTATAATGTTAAACTTGCAATAGAAAAAGATGTTAAACTTTCTATCGGAACCGATGCCCATAATCAAGATCAGTTAAAATATTTCACTCTTGGTGTTGCTGTTGCAAGAAGAGGATGGGCCAAAAAGAGAGATATTATAAATACCCAAGAAATAAAAGAATTAAAGAGAACATTTAAAAAATAA
- a CDS encoding ATP-dependent DNA ligase, producing the protein MKYKIKSMPLKFEKLAYILNELESTSSNQKMEKIMADFIRELSPDDIEYVSYMLIGRISPIYKSIKIGMAEKMILKSISAATGNNEEKVKKLFSKLGDLGLVAEQLNKNKKSDLTIKQVFDTLYKIASEEGAGSKEKKKGILSSLLKNSSKIESKYIPRIIMGNLRTGASDKTLLHVLADLYAHGKKDRKKIEHAYNICPDIGLISKEISKKGLESIEKINIVIGKPIQMMLAQRVKKITLIEDKMSFPIICEEKYDGERVQVHYDGKKITLFSRRLSDISNQFPDVSSALKDVIESDKFIVEGEIVPISEDETLLPFQKLMQRKRKENVKEYVKKVPVRIYLFDLLYLDGKSLLKTSYPKRRKSLRGILKKSEIVKLANGKKCRDTDCIEDFFNWCIENGSEGIIAKSCKEDSIYTAGARGYNWIKWKQEYQEMVDTFDLVVVGAYYGKGKRKGSYGSLLCCVYNSGEDIFETFCKLGSGFTDDILDNFNEKFKKYKIDHKPARLSIKDNIEPDVYFNPEIVIEVLGAQITESPSHTTGGGLALRFPRFKKYRDDKKPEQATTTKEVTEIYSS; encoded by the coding sequence ATGAAATATAAAATAAAGAGCATGCCTTTGAAATTTGAAAAACTTGCATATATCTTAAATGAATTAGAAAGTACTTCCTCAAATCAGAAAATGGAAAAAATAATGGCCGATTTTATCAGAGAACTCTCTCCCGATGATATTGAATATGTTTCTTATATGTTAATTGGAAGAATTTCCCCTATTTACAAAAGTATTAAAATCGGAATGGCCGAAAAAATGATATTGAAAAGTATATCAGCCGCAACTGGTAATAACGAGGAAAAGGTAAAAAAACTGTTTAGTAAACTGGGCGATTTGGGTTTGGTGGCGGAGCAATTAAACAAAAATAAGAAATCTGATTTAACAATAAAACAAGTTTTTGATACCCTATATAAAATCGCATCTGAAGAGGGGGCTGGAAGTAAAGAAAAAAAGAAGGGGATACTCTCTTCTTTATTGAAAAACTCTTCTAAAATTGAAAGTAAGTATATACCAAGGATAATTATGGGAAATTTAAGAACTGGCGCAAGTGATAAAACTCTTTTGCATGTTTTAGCGGATTTGTATGCCCACGGAAAAAAAGATAGGAAAAAGATTGAACATGCATATAACATTTGTCCGGATATTGGTTTGATATCGAAGGAGATCTCAAAAAAAGGACTAGAATCAATAGAAAAAATAAATATTGTTATTGGTAAACCAATCCAGATGATGCTTGCCCAGAGAGTAAAAAAAATAACTTTGATCGAAGATAAAATGTCTTTTCCTATAATTTGCGAGGAGAAATATGATGGCGAAAGGGTACAGGTACATTATGATGGTAAAAAAATAACTCTATTTAGCAGGAGATTGAGTGATATATCCAATCAATTCCCAGATGTTTCATCGGCCTTGAAGGATGTAATTGAATCAGATAAATTTATTGTAGAAGGGGAGATAGTCCCTATTTCTGAAGACGAAACACTATTACCCTTCCAAAAATTAATGCAAAGAAAAAGAAAGGAAAATGTAAAAGAGTATGTCAAAAAAGTACCTGTTAGAATTTATTTATTTGATTTACTCTACTTAGATGGTAAATCTCTTTTAAAAACTTCTTATCCAAAAAGGCGTAAATCTTTGAGGGGAATACTAAAGAAGTCTGAAATAGTAAAACTTGCAAATGGAAAAAAATGCAGGGATACTGATTGCATTGAGGATTTTTTCAATTGGTGCATAGAGAATGGTTCAGAAGGGATAATCGCCAAAAGCTGTAAAGAAGATTCAATTTATACAGCAGGAGCACGAGGGTACAACTGGATAAAATGGAAACAGGAATATCAGGAGATGGTAGATACTTTTGATCTTGTTGTAGTTGGGGCATACTACGGCAAAGGTAAAAGAAAAGGAAGCTATGGCTCTCTATTGTGTTGTGTTTATAATAGTGGAGAGGATATATTTGAAACATTCTGTAAGCTTGGTAGCGGATTCACCGATGATATTCTAGATAATTTTAATGAAAAATTTAAAAAATATAAAATTGACCATAAACCTGCCAGGCTTTCTATTAAAGACAATATTGAACCGGATGTTTATTTCAATCCTGAAATTGTCATAGAAGTATTAGGAGCACAAATTACTGAAAGTCCTAGCCATACTACTGGAGGGGGTTTAGCTTTAAGATTTCCAAGGTTTAAAAAATATAGAGATGATAAGAAACCAGAACAAGCGACAACCACAAAGGAAGTAACTGAGATATACTCTAGTTAG
- a CDS encoding DUF3160 domain-containing protein, whose protein sequence is MKTKIISVCLIISFLLIGCTDNSNDVKDQATDIKTLDPTNIKMENRDFYQYYKLDDIPIVPDAPQYNLPLNEKDIYNYEDVKSKLNLDEKDLFLIKKNGFIVIKNPFNSKEEYITAPYETLKNYEVPIFITSDSLLHVYHIQFDETLRQIEEKEFYDDIWNISNELLEKSINDYNSFDGELKEASRRNIVYLSVALSLLSPKEDQICPYKEEWKCGDSYFKEEELTKYSFSVPFFVKSDVEKELKLIEAHEGFSKSPLFIYNEDYSQYLPRGHYTRSEKLKNYFKAMMWYGRISMILKGTDQVEPGKDCPEIPPCKALLSTYDARIQTIQASLISYNLALENDLLTKWNRIYGVTSFYVGFSDDLGPYEYLEAIGFVFGNEFNPKSLNSETTDKIKIKLAEYSSPKIYGGTGNCIINPPFSSEQADECLENTKGFRLMGQRFVPDSYIFSNLVGTYTQEYLEDKTPKPFTFVISGAGRPIRGFPRGLDVMYIMGSDRAGYLLESLDDSNYKDYDKQITELKKEFDSFSIQDWNRNLYWSWLYSLKSLNRDYNEGYPTFMQTDAWQDKELTTSLASWTELRHDTILYAKQSYTMLERTALPPEEEKVTGYVEPVPEFYNRLLALTRMTNRGLEDMGVLDDNSRSRLQNLEKLLERLVKISEKELKAEELTQDDYDFIKNFGDLLNSSIYSVEENARKTTIVADVHTDGNTQMVLEEGVGYVDIILVAYKTPQGRTFLGAGPVMSYYEFKHPMSDRLTDEKWRELLSSNPPKSPEWTLNYSN, encoded by the coding sequence ATGAAAACAAAAATAATTAGCGTTTGTTTAATAATCTCATTTCTACTAATTGGATGCACAGATAACTCAAATGATGTAAAAGATCAAGCGACAGATATTAAAACTTTAGACCCAACAAACATAAAGATGGAGAATAGAGATTTTTATCAATACTACAAATTGGACGATATACCCATCGTTCCAGATGCTCCTCAATATAACTTACCTCTAAACGAAAAAGATATTTACAATTACGAAGATGTAAAATCTAAACTAAATTTAGATGAAAAGGACCTATTCCTAATAAAAAAGAACGGTTTTATAGTAATTAAAAATCCATTTAATTCAAAAGAAGAGTATATAACTGCGCCTTATGAAACTCTAAAAAATTATGAAGTTCCAATATTTATAACTTCAGATTCACTCCTCCATGTTTACCATATACAATTTGATGAAACTCTTAGACAGATAGAAGAAAAAGAGTTCTATGATGACATTTGGAACATATCAAATGAACTATTGGAGAAATCAATTAACGACTATAATTCTTTTGATGGAGAATTAAAGGAAGCTTCAAGAAGAAATATAGTATATCTATCGGTTGCCTTAAGTCTTCTTTCCCCTAAAGAAGATCAAATCTGTCCTTACAAAGAGGAGTGGAAATGTGGAGATTCGTATTTCAAAGAAGAAGAATTGACAAAATACTCTTTTTCTGTTCCATTTTTTGTTAAATCAGATGTTGAAAAGGAACTAAAGCTTATAGAAGCGCATGAAGGGTTTTCTAAATCGCCTCTTTTCATATATAATGAAGACTATTCTCAGTATCTGCCCAGAGGCCATTATACTAGGTCTGAAAAACTAAAGAACTATTTCAAAGCAATGATGTGGTATGGAAGGATTTCAATGATTCTTAAGGGAACAGATCAAGTTGAACCTGGAAAGGATTGTCCCGAAATCCCACCTTGTAAAGCTCTTCTCTCAACATATGATGCAAGAATACAGACTATTCAGGCATCACTAATTTCTTACAATCTTGCCTTGGAAAATGATCTCTTGACTAAATGGAATAGAATATATGGGGTGACCTCGTTCTATGTTGGATTCTCAGATGATTTAGGCCCCTATGAGTACCTTGAAGCAATTGGGTTTGTATTTGGCAATGAATTTAATCCAAAGTCATTAAACTCTGAAACTACAGATAAAATCAAAATTAAACTTGCAGAATACTCTTCGCCAAAAATATATGGCGGAACAGGTAACTGTATTATCAATCCACCTTTTTCATCAGAGCAAGCAGATGAATGTCTAGAAAATACAAAAGGATTTAGATTAATGGGGCAGCGATTCGTACCAGATTCATATATTTTCTCTAATCTCGTTGGTACCTATACACAAGAATATCTCGAGGATAAAACTCCTAAACCATTCACGTTTGTTATATCTGGTGCTGGAAGACCTATAAGAGGCTTCCCTAGAGGCCTTGACGTTATGTATATAATGGGGTCAGATAGGGCAGGCTATTTACTCGAATCTTTAGACGATTCAAACTACAAAGACTACGACAAACAGATTACTGAATTAAAAAAAGAGTTTGATTCCTTCTCCATTCAAGATTGGAATAGAAATCTTTACTGGTCTTGGTTGTATTCCCTAAAATCACTGAATAGAGATTACAATGAAGGATATCCAACATTTATGCAGACAGATGCATGGCAAGACAAAGAGTTGACCACATCACTTGCTTCGTGGACTGAACTAAGACATGATACAATTTTGTATGCAAAGCAAAGTTACACAATGTTAGAAAGAACTGCTCTGCCCCCAGAAGAAGAAAAAGTCACAGGATATGTTGAACCAGTTCCAGAATTTTATAATAGGCTTCTTGCCTTAACTAGAATGACAAATAGAGGTCTTGAAGATATGGGAGTTCTAGACGACAATTCAAGATCTAGGCTGCAAAACCTTGAAAAATTATTGGAAAGATTAGTTAAAATATCTGAAAAAGAACTAAAGGCAGAAGAGTTAACCCAAGACGACTATGATTTCATAAAGAACTTTGGAGACCTATTAAACAGTTCTATCTACAGTGTGGAAGAGAATGCAAGAAAGACAACAATAGTTGCAGATGTCCATACAGATGGAAATACCCAAATGGTTCTTGAAGAGGGGGTTGGATACGTCGACATAATTCTAGTTGCATACAAGACCCCGCAAGGTAGGACCTTTTTAGGTGCTGGCCCAGTGATGAGCTATTATGAATTTAAGCATCCGATGAGTGACAGATTGACCGATGAAAAATGGAGAGAGTTACTAAGTTCAAATCCTCCAAAATCTCCGGAATGGACATTAAATTATTCTAATTAA
- the pheA gene encoding prephenate dehydratase, with the protein MKVSTLGPKGTFSHETSLLLGADEVLFKRSIWEVFNAVENSECEGGVVPVENSLVGGVSQTLDSLIEFNLKINKEYLLPIHHNLACWGELEDIEVLYSHSLTLSQCEKFVRNYMPNVEIHETSSNAISAIELSNRKDNRYAALISEFAAEIYNLRLLKKDVQDEKLNFTRFFVVGNQSTLPTGKDRTSIVVSPSVNRPGVLYSVIKPFYDAGIDMTKIESRPSKKKMGEYIFFIDFKGHTKDKKISQTLKELSSIFSVKVLGSYPRAY; encoded by the coding sequence ATGAAGGTTTCAACTTTAGGGCCAAAAGGTACTTTTTCTCATGAAACTTCTTTACTCTTAGGCGCAGATGAGGTTTTATTCAAAAGAAGCATATGGGAAGTATTCAATGCAGTTGAGAACAGTGAATGTGAGGGGGGCGTTGTTCCCGTAGAGAATTCTCTTGTTGGAGGAGTATCCCAGACACTTGATAGCCTTATTGAATTCAATCTAAAGATTAACAAAGAGTATCTTTTACCTATTCACCATAATCTTGCATGTTGGGGGGAATTGGAAGATATCGAAGTGTTGTATTCTCATAGTCTCACTCTTTCACAATGTGAAAAATTTGTCAGAAACTATATGCCAAACGTCGAAATACATGAAACTTCTTCAAATGCAATTTCGGCAATTGAACTTTCAAATAGAAAAGATAATCGATACGCAGCACTTATATCTGAATTTGCCGCTGAAATCTACAATTTAAGGCTATTGAAAAAAGATGTACAAGATGAAAAACTCAACTTCACAAGATTTTTTGTTGTTGGCAATCAAAGCACACTGCCAACTGGAAAGGATAGAACTAGCATTGTAGTATCTCCAAGTGTTAATAGGCCGGGAGTTTTATACTCTGTTATAAAACCTTTTTATGACGCTGGCATTGACATGACTAAAATCGAGTCAAGACCTTCAAAGAAGAAAATGGGAGAATACATTTTTTTCATTGATTTTAAAGGCCACACCAAAGATAAGAAAATTAGTCAGACTCTAAAAGAACTATCTTCGATTTTTTCTGTTAAAGTTTTGGGGTCTTATCCTAGGGCATATTAG
- a CDS encoding prephenate dehydrogenase/arogenate dehydrogenase family protein: protein MTVVGIIGGTGKLGGLFKKIFEEEGFQVIVSSRSTSLSKEELIRKSDIVIVSVPIKSTIGVIREIVPFMGEGKLFMDLTSLKVGPIDEMLKSKADVLGTHPLFAPSIGDIKGQTIILCPERITNGDLYQMIYSMLTKRGAKIVEMTPETHDKMMGVIQGLTHFSAIVLCHSLKDLDFDIKKSFDCTSPVYRLTLDMAGRILNQEPELYADISLLNPKTHEIVSQYLQTAEALFKKIEDRDREGFIKFFEEASEYLGEFTEKAEKESNILIKRMVSE, encoded by the coding sequence GTGACTGTAGTCGGTATTATTGGTGGTACTGGAAAACTTGGTGGCCTATTTAAAAAAATATTTGAAGAGGAAGGATTTCAAGTAATCGTTTCATCAAGATCTACATCTCTTTCTAAAGAAGAGCTTATCAGAAAAAGTGATATTGTAATTGTATCTGTTCCAATTAAATCTACAATAGGGGTCATAAGAGAAATAGTCCCTTTCATGGGCGAAGGAAAACTTTTCATGGATCTAACCTCTCTTAAAGTAGGCCCAATAGATGAAATGCTAAAATCAAAAGCAGATGTTTTGGGAACCCATCCTCTATTTGCACCTTCAATTGGAGATATCAAAGGTCAGACGATAATACTATGTCCTGAAAGAATAACAAATGGAGATTTGTACCAAATGATTTACTCGATGCTTACCAAAAGGGGAGCAAAAATAGTTGAAATGACTCCAGAAACTCACGATAAAATGATGGGAGTAATTCAAGGTCTTACTCATTTTTCTGCGATAGTTCTTTGTCATTCCTTAAAAGATTTGGATTTTGATATAAAAAAAAGTTTTGACTGTACTAGCCCAGTATATAGGCTTACATTGGACATGGCTGGCAGAATCCTAAATCAAGAGCCTGAACTTTATGCAGACATCTCCCTTTTAAATCCAAAAACACATGAAATAGTATCACAGTATCTCCAAACAGCCGAGGCGTTATTCAAGAAAATTGAAGATAGAGATAGAGAAGGATTCATAAAATTCTTTGAAGAAGCCTCTGAGTATTTGGGCGAGTTCACTGAAAAAGCTGAAAAAGAGAGCAATATATTGATCAAAAGGATGGTGAGCGAATGA
- the aroC gene encoding chorismate synthase has protein sequence MGGNTYGKLFRITTWGESHGKALGVVIDGCPPGISITEEEINKELSLRKPKSDGLSTSRKEGDNCEIVSGVFQGKTLGTPISIIIKNKDVDSSSYENLKGVFRPGHADYTYFKKYGLYDYRGGGRSSGRETVARVAAGAVARKVLESEIDNFELFSYTKAIGKIKIPRIDASSLKREEIINDRLWCPDKKISEQMAQEILDAKSRGESVGGIVEIVAKNIPAGLGEPVFDKLEAGIGKGLLSIGAVKGVEFGQGFGLSSLLGSESNDQMDSKGFMTNRAGGILGGISNGEDIVVRVAVKPIPSISKKQKTVDVEGNEKSIEIGGRHDPCAIPRINPVCEAMVAVTLLDHLLLQKSIGGFL, from the coding sequence ATGGGCGGAAATACTTATGGTAAATTATTTAGAATAACCACTTGGGGGGAGTCACACGGTAAAGCATTAGGCGTAGTTATTGACGGATGCCCACCCGGGATTAGTATTACTGAAGAAGAAATAAATAAGGAATTATCTCTTAGAAAACCTAAAAGTGATGGACTTTCAACATCACGAAAAGAAGGGGACAATTGTGAGATAGTGTCGGGTGTTTTTCAAGGGAAGACCCTTGGGACTCCTATTTCTATTATAATAAAAAATAAAGATGTTGACTCTTCCTCTTATGAAAATTTAAAAGGAGTATTTAGGCCTGGTCATGCAGATTACACTTACTTTAAGAAATATGGGCTCTATGATTATAGGGGCGGGGGAAGATCTTCTGGGAGAGAGACAGTTGCTAGGGTTGCAGCAGGTGCAGTTGCAAGAAAAGTATTGGAATCTGAGATTGATAATTTTGAACTATTTTCTTATACAAAAGCAATTGGAAAAATAAAAATACCCCGAATTGATGCTAGCTCATTGAAAAGAGAAGAGATAATAAATGATAGGCTATGGTGCCCCGATAAAAAAATATCTGAACAAATGGCTCAAGAGATTCTAGATGCAAAATCCCGCGGAGAATCTGTCGGAGGAATTGTTGAGATAGTTGCCAAAAACATCCCTGCTGGATTGGGTGAACCAGTTTTTGACAAGCTTGAAGCTGGCATTGGAAAAGGTCTCTTGTCCATAGGTGCAGTCAAAGGGGTTGAATTTGGCCAGGGATTCGGTCTTTCAAGCTTATTGGGGTCAGAAAGCAATGATCAGATGGATTCAAAAGGATTTATGACAAACAGAGCGGGGGGAATCCTAGGGGGCATCTCTAATGGTGAAGATATTGTTGTAAGAGTTGCAGTAAAACCAATACCTTCCATTTCTAAAAAACAAAAAACAGTTGATGTTGAAGGAAATGAAAAATCAATTGAAATTGGGGGAAGGCATGATCCTTGTGCAATTCCTAGAATTAATCCCGTGTGTGAAGCAATGGTAGCAGTTACACTTCTAGATCATTTGCTCTTGCAGAAATCGATAGGAGGGTTCTTGTGA
- a CDS encoding shikimate kinase, translating into MNIVLFGLRCVGKTIVGLHLSEITDRIFFDTDRLIEKRESKTIPEIINENGWEYFRLKEKEVIIDVSKEGNAVISLGGGALMNRENVESLKGSIFILLKADISTMKDRMEKDAPRPSLTNHDSKSEIELIMAERMPVYKKIADIIIDTDDISVYEVCDKILFEIEKRGVV; encoded by the coding sequence TTGAATATAGTTCTCTTTGGGTTAAGGTGTGTTGGGAAAACTATAGTTGGCCTTCATTTGTCAGAGATAACTGATAGGATTTTTTTTGACACTGACCGATTAATAGAAAAAAGAGAATCAAAAACTATTCCAGAAATAATAAATGAAAATGGCTGGGAATATTTTAGATTAAAAGAGAAGGAAGTCATTATAGACGTTTCAAAAGAGGGCAATGCCGTTATTTCTTTAGGCGGCGGTGCGTTGATGAATAGAGAAAATGTTGAATCATTGAAAGGCTCTATCTTTATTTTGCTAAAAGCAGATATATCTACAATGAAAGATAGAATGGAAAAAGACGCGCCTAGGCCTTCCCTTACTAATCATGATTCAAAATCTGAAATTGAATTAATCATGGCTGAAAGAATGCCAGTTTATAAAAAAATAGCAGATATAATTATAGATACAGACGACATAAGTGTCTACGAGGTCTGCGATAAAATCTTATTTGAGATTGAAAAAAGGGGCGTGGTCTAA